TGAGTGGTAAGCGTTATCCCGAAGAGTTTAAAATTGAAGCAGTCAAACAGGTTGCGTGGCTATTCTGTTTCCAGCGTTGCAACACGTCTCGATATCACCACCCACAGTCTTTACGCCTGGATAAAGAAGTACGGGCCGGGCTCTTCCAGTAACAAAGAACAGTCAGATGCTCAGGCCTGGATCCGCCGACTCCAGAAGGAACTGAAGCGGGTTACTGACGAACGGGACAAATCAAACAGTTCTGGCTGAGTCCCGTTGCGTTTATGGCTATCGCAAGATCCATCCCGACCTGCGGGATAGAGGGCAACAGTGCGGGATTAACCGGGTCTGGCGGCTGATGAAGCGTGCCGGGATAAAGGCTCCGGTCGGGTACCGTAGCCCACAGGCACGTAAGGGCGAAGCCAGTATCATGACGCCCAACAGGCTCCAGCGGCAGTTGAACCCGGACGTACCGGAGGAACGTTGGGTAACGGACATAACGTACATCCGAACTCACGAAGGTTGGCTATATCTGGCCGTGGTTGTTGCCCTGTTCTCGCGCAAAGTTATCGGCTGGTCGATGCAACCCCGGATAACAAAAGATATTGTCCTGAATGCAATTCTGATGACCATGTGGCGACGTAATCCTCAAAAACAGGTGCTGGTTCATTCTGAACAAGGTAGTCAGTATACAAGCCATGAGTGGCAGTCGTTCCTGAAATCACATGGACTGGAGGGCAGTATGAGCCGTCGTGATAACTGTCACGACAACGCAGTTGCAGAAAGTTTTTCCAGCTACTGAAGCGCGAACGGATAAAGAAAAAGATCTACGGAACGCGGGAAGAAGCCCACAGTGATATTTTTGATTACATCGAAATGTTTTATAACCGTAAGCGTCCGCATAGTTCGAGTGATCAGATGCCACCGACGGAATATTAAAATCAATATTATCAACGACTTATAAGTCGTCCAGATTATCCGTGGCGATTCACCCTTTACCACTATTTTGTCTCGCCGCTTTCAACAATTCGTGAGGCATATCAGACGCTCACCTTGCCCGCCACGCCAGTACCCGCGGCGCTAAAAAGAAAATAAGCAAAGCTGCCTATCGTAACGCAGGTCATTTCAACATGCAGGTAACGCGGAAAAGCCGGGCTTTGTTCCAGGCCGGGCAGGTTATGACTGGCAGTAACCAGCCCTGCATCTTGTTCGCAAAACCGCGCGTTATAGCGACACCGCCGTCAGCAAAAGCCCGGCTTAAAACCGACAAACACACAAATAGTTACAATATAACATCACGTCAATGATTACGCTTATAACCGAAATATTTAACACTATGTCGCAAAGTCGCTTTGTTTGTTTTGTCAATGTTATTTCATAGCATCATTGATGTGTTGTGCAAGCAGAACTGACGGTGAAATATGCCCAAATAATGCGGGCAGGGACGGGTCAACTGGAGAAAATATGTCGCAATCCCCTTTACCTACGGGAACCCCTCAGGTAACCCCGAGGTATCGACGCCTGTTAATAGTGCAAACCTGCCTGTATTGTATTCTGGTTGTAGCAGGTGCGGTCTATTTATTCCTGCAGCTATTTTCCGTTCCCGGCTTCTGGCTGCCCGCTACGCGTCTAATTCTGGCGACAACGTTTGTGGCGCTGGCCTTTGTGGAAAATTCACTGCGCTGTGAAGGCGTTGAGCCACAGGATTCGGAGCCCGTTACTGAAACAACAGCTGCTGCGCCACGCCCGCCAGGTCGATTATTGCAGCCGGGTCTGCAGGCCTGGCTGCATTATTTTCACCGACATCTGGCAACAACACTTATCACAGCCCTGCTGGCAATCGCTTTTGCCATCGCAAATATCGCTGACACGCAGCCCGTCGACCAGTCAAGTGCTCCCCCGCTGGCAGTGACCGGCTTTTTTATTCTGCTCTGTTTTACCCTGCTGCTTATTGAGCGCATGCTCAGCTTCAAAGTGATTCGGGGATGGCAATATCAACAGCAGCACACTGAGCTTGTTCGCGCCATCCTGAGTATTTTTTTGCTGCTTACCATGGCATTTCTGATTGCAGCGCTCTCTCTCACAGTGACCTTGTGGCTCATAAAGCTGGGTAGCCTCATCGCTTTGCTGATGGCGCTGGAATATCTGCTGCGTGCCATGATGGCAATGGCGCTTCCCCTCTCTGCTGAATCCGAACCCCATTTTCTCACCCGCAGCCTGTTTACAGCGTTGTATCGGTGGCCGCTGCAGCCGGTGGTTCTGTTATTGGGTGCATTTCATCAGCGATTTGGCGTCGATCTTCGTCAGATTCAGGCGTTCCGTTTGTTGGGTAAAAAGCTTCTGCCGGTTACCTGCTGTATCGCCGTTCTGGGCTGGCTACTAAGTGGTTTAACCGAAGTGGAGCTATATCAGCGGGGTATCTATGAACATTTCGGACGCCCGGTAGCCGTTCTCTCTCCTGGCCTGCATATCGGCTTACCCTGGCCGTTTGGACGCGTTATCCCGGTAGAGAACGGCGCGGTGCACGAATTACAGCTTAGCGATAATACGGAAACGAAACAGCCTGCCGCACAGCCGGACAGTGTCGAAGGCCCAGCCCCGCAGAGCAGTTGGCGTCTGTGGGATAACAGCCACGCTACGGACCAATCGCAGGTCATCGCCAGTACCACCATGGACAGCCAGAACTTCCAGATGGTCAATACGGATATACGTGTGATCTGGCGCGTGGGCCTAAAGGATAGGGATGCGCTTAACAGTAAATATCAAACAGAGGATTTGCCGGTACTTATACGCAGCGTTGCACGCCAGGTATTAATGGCACAATTTGCCAGTAAACAGCTCGACCAGCTACTTGATGAACAGCGGGTGACGTTGGCGGCCACGCTTAGCCAGGAAATTCAGCAGCGCCTTACCCAGCTTAATACCGGGGTGGAATTACTGTTTACCCGAATTGAAGCCATCCATCCCCCCGCCGGGGCAGCCGACGCCTATCATGGCGTCCAGGCGGCGCAAATTGCGGGAAATGCCCTGATTGCGCGCGAAAAAGGGTATGCGGCTACCGTCAACAATGAGGCGCAACGCAAGGCCCAGACCGGTTTTGATACCGCAGAAGCTGCGGCAGCAGAAAACCTTTCACGCGCGAGGGCCGCCGCCACCGATTTCTCCGCTGAAGAGCAGGCATGGCAACTGGCGGGAGAGGCATTTATCAACGAGCGACGCTACCAGATCCTGAGTCAAGCGCTGGCCCATACGCCGCTTCTGATCCTTGATAATCATCTACAGGGCGCGAATGAACCCGTACTGGATCTACGCCAGTATCCCGCCTTAACAGACAGTACCGCACCACAGAAGGCCAGTACAAAATGAAGATCACTGCGTTAACCCCTGCCAGAGATGCGCCAAACGCCATTCAGCGGCGGAATGTTCCTCCAGCCCGGTTGCCCGGCAAACGCGCCCTTCGCATCGGCGTGGCGGCACTGCTGGTCATGCTTGCCGTCCTGACGGCTAGTTTGCTGGAAGTCCGCGCCGGCAATGCGACCGTAATCACCCGCTTTGGCGATCCGGTACGCGTCCTTCTCACGCCTGGCCTGGCATGGAGACTTCCGGCCCCCTTTGAGTCTCCTCTGGATGTCGATCTGCGGATTCGCTCCACATCCAGCGGTCTGCAGGACGTAGGCACACGTGACGGGCTACGGGTGCTGGTTCAGGCCTGGGTTATCTGGAAAGTAAAATCAGACGACAAAGATGTGCTGCGTTTTATTCGCGCCGTACAAAACCAGCCGGATGAAGCGACCCGACAAATCCGGACGTTTATTGGTTCTGCGTTGGAAACCACCGCCAGCAACTACGCGCTGTCGGATATCGTCAACGTCGACAGAAAAAAAATCAAAATCGCCCAGCTTGAGCAGCAGCTGCAGACGCAGCTTAAAACACAGTTGCTTAATAGCTACGGCATCGACGTTATCCAGACAGGAATTGAGCGCCTGACGCTCCCTGCTGTAACCCTGAATGCCACCGTTGACAGGATGCGTGCGGAACGCGAAACCATCGCCGCCGAACGTACCGCAGAAGGTAAACGTCTGGCTGCGGAGATCCATTCAAAAGCCGATCGCGACGCCCGCATTCTTGAAGCTGATGCCTCGGTTAAAGCGGCGGCCATTACTGCTGCCGCCCAGCGCGACGCGGCCGGCATTTACGGTAAAGCCTGGCGTAGCGACCCGCAACTCTATGACCTGTTGCGCTCGCTGGATACGCTGCGTTCTGTTGTCAATTCCAGTACCCGCATAGTGCTGCGTACTGACGCGGCCCCTTTCAGTACTCTGGTGCAGGAGCCAGCTCCGTTGAAAGAGATAAAACGATGACACCAGCATTGCCGGGCCGTACACCGTGGGGACAGTCCTACCGTATCGCCTTCTTTATGCTGTATGGTACGGCGCTCATTGCCGCCAGCGCGTGGCTTTTATCCTGTATCTATGAGGTCACCCCAGACAGCAGAGCGGTAGTCTTCCAGTTTGGTAAACCGACCCGGGTAGCGAATGCGGGTCTGCTGCTTACCTGGCCGCACCCGGTCGACCGGGTAGAACGCGTGCCAGCCGCAGAACGAATTATGGAGCGCGAGGTCAGGATATTACGCCGCGAACAGCAGTTGGATCTGGTCAATAGCTGGGATCGCGACGGGGACGCCGGCGCTGGTGCGGGTTACTTACTGACAGGTGATGAAGGCGTCGTGCAGCTTGATGTGCGTGTCTTCTGGCGCGTCAGCAATCCCATCCGTTTCGCGCTACAACGCCCACATATTGATCCGCTGATTGACCGCCTGGCCGAACGCGCCGCCGCGGTCGTTTGTATGGAGCGCAATCTGGATGCCATTCTTGTGGCAAAGCCTGAGACACCGAAGAATGACCAGCATTCGGCGGAAGAGCGTATCCGCCTGCGCAGCGATTTTAAACAGAACATGCAGCAAAGCCTCGCGCGAATGGCCGCCAGCGGCAACGATCCGGGAATAACTATTGAGCGTGTAGACATTGTCTCATCGTTGCCGGATAACGCCATTGCGGCATTCAATGCAGTGCTGACCGCCAGCCAACAGGCCGATCAGACAATTGCCGCCGCTCGTACCGCGGCAGCGTTGCGCGCCCAGCAGGCGCAACAGCAGGCCGATCGTCTGATCCAGCAGGCACAGGCCAGCCGTCAAGAAACGCTGGCAAAAGCCAGTACCGATACCCAGACAATATTGCAGCTAGCGCAGGTGCTGCAAGACGGAACAGATGGGGGGCTATTACAACGGCTGTGGCGAGATAACGTCACCCGCATTCTGACCCAAGCCGGACAGGTCGTTGCCGTCGCGCCCGGCGACGACAGCCGTTTAATCTTACAGGGTCTCACGCCACAATCCGCCACGCCGCCTGCCAGCGAGAAAAAACCATGAGTCACCAGTGTAGCCACGGACATATCCACTTTAGCAGCGATCTGCAAACCCCTGCTGAACAGCACCGTATGTCGCGGCAGATCGCGATCGCGATGATCACCATCGGGCTATTGTTATTAAGCCTGCTCTGGCGCGCGATAACGCCGGGCCAGCCGGCTGTCAGCGATATTCTGGCCGGCGTCGCGTGGCTGCTGGTCGCGGTGCCCGTTTTTCGCGCCGGCTGGCACAGTCTGCTGTACCCTGATCTGCACGGCGTAACCGACCAGTTGATCGTCCTGGCAATGCTCGGGGCGTGGGCGCTGGGCGACCTGATGACCGCCGCGTTACTGCCGGTTATCATGATTTTCGGTCACATCCTTGAAGAACGAAGCGTAATGGGTACGCGTCAGGCCATTGCCGGCCTGAGCAGACTAGCTTACAGCCGGGCAAGACGTGTGCGTCAGGATGGTTCGCTGGAAAATATTAGCAGCCAGCATCTTCAGCCGGGCGACATCGTAGACATTCGCCCTGGCGATCAAATTCCTGCAGATGGTCGTATTCTTTCTGGCCACGCCAGCATCGATATGGCCTCCATCACCGGCGAACCGATCCCGGTTGAGGTCACAGCGGGAATGTCTGTTTTCGGCGGTACCCTGAATCTGAACGGTTTACTGCGGGTGGAGGTCATCCATACGGGCGAGGAGTCTACGCTGGGGAAAGTTATCGCCCTGATGAAAGAGGCTGAGCAGGCAAAACCTCCGATTACCAGGATGCTAGAGTGCTACGCCGGTCAATACCTTATTCTTGTCCTGTTGATTGCCGCGACTACCTGGTTTTTAACCTATGACAGTCAGGCTATGCTGGCGGTGCTGGTCGCGGCTTGTCCCTGTGCCCTGGTGCTGTCGGCACCAGCAACGTCAATGGCCGGAATC
Above is a genomic segment from Kosakonia radicincitans DSM 16656 containing:
- a CDS encoding SPFH domain-containing protein; this encodes MKITALTPARDAPNAIQRRNVPPARLPGKRALRIGVAALLVMLAVLTASLLEVRAGNATVITRFGDPVRVLLTPGLAWRLPAPFESPLDVDLRIRSTSSGLQDVGTRDGLRVLVQAWVIWKVKSDDKDVLRFIRAVQNQPDEATRQIRTFIGSALETTASNYALSDIVNVDRKKIKIAQLEQQLQTQLKTQLLNSYGIDVIQTGIERLTLPAVTLNATVDRMRAERETIAAERTAEGKRLAAEIHSKADRDARILEADASVKAAAITAAAQRDAAGIYGKAWRSDPQLYDLLRSLDTLRSVVNSSTRIVLRTDAAPFSTLVQEPAPLKEIKR
- the hflK gene encoding protease modulator HflK, translating into MTPALPGRTPWGQSYRIAFFMLYGTALIAASAWLLSCIYEVTPDSRAVVFQFGKPTRVANAGLLLTWPHPVDRVERVPAAERIMEREVRILRREQQLDLVNSWDRDGDAGAGAGYLLTGDEGVVQLDVRVFWRVSNPIRFALQRPHIDPLIDRLAERAAAVVCMERNLDAILVAKPETPKNDQHSAEERIRLRSDFKQNMQQSLARMAASGNDPGITIERVDIVSSLPDNAIAAFNAVLTASQQADQTIAAARTAAALRAQQAQQQADRLIQQAQASRQETLAKASTDTQTILQLAQVLQDGTDGGLLQRLWRDNVTRILTQAGQVVAVAPGDDSRLILQGLTPQSATPPASEKKP
- the hflK gene encoding protease modulator HflK, whose product is MSQSPLPTGTPQVTPRYRRLLIVQTCLYCILVVAGAVYLFLQLFSVPGFWLPATRLILATTFVALAFVENSLRCEGVEPQDSEPVTETTAAAPRPPGRLLQPGLQAWLHYFHRHLATTLITALLAIAFAIANIADTQPVDQSSAPPLAVTGFFILLCFTLLLIERMLSFKVIRGWQYQQQHTELVRAILSIFLLLTMAFLIAALSLTVTLWLIKLGSLIALLMALEYLLRAMMAMALPLSAESEPHFLTRSLFTALYRWPLQPVVLLLGAFHQRFGVDLRQIQAFRLLGKKLLPVTCCIAVLGWLLSGLTEVELYQRGIYEHFGRPVAVLSPGLHIGLPWPFGRVIPVENGAVHELQLSDNTETKQPAAQPDSVEGPAPQSSWRLWDNSHATDQSQVIASTTMDSQNFQMVNTDIRVIWRVGLKDRDALNSKYQTEDLPVLIRSVARQVLMAQFASKQLDQLLDEQRVTLAATLSQEIQQRLTQLNTGVELLFTRIEAIHPPAGAADAYHGVQAAQIAGNALIAREKGYAATVNNEAQRKAQTGFDTAEAAAAENLSRARAAATDFSAEEQAWQLAGEAFINERRYQILSQALAHTPLLILDNHLQGANEPVLDLRQYPALTDSTAPQKASTK